In one Cottoperca gobio chromosome 12, fCotGob3.1, whole genome shotgun sequence genomic region, the following are encoded:
- the alpk2 gene encoding alpha-protein kinase 2 isoform X4, with protein sequence MDLSLLYTDDQTRSLPALKNSQTDKLDPFSLLQSPIENMLSAYETGAEAVLDVSDPEGKSPEPLSNVSKSLSKEKSPNSECLKPSSSSFNMSECLPLCSEPAPKDDDFRVCSYFGSSEPVLPFLPVFSHDLISPLSESFSEFHAKQEPALSFSILQYNSTPQPFRDMSSTCEGSTEPSVTEPLSSSEHSLATCLLRSLSHQDSLETDTAIAPVSDLYIFESDTQDFILSPNVDPQEAQCTEYKTLSQTEGEKAEPDCDTHVLICDSHNAVTQCHGGTSEERDMVAYESDVSQHAKRRPPAVDACEAGLMSVNDGRRGKAEVTDLTHQARRSDSPIDQWLDACQYLAGEDMDDMDVWEKTGHSVTQGGITSDLSFPPGETQVSGYIPDGSEGIGWSSDDTRGWGPPVERWSSVDSWASALSDWTAILESPPKDFTAAFTEIGAGIDALTQALAEVNTYIETEASKEEKGVESAVRARSQPPMGIQDQPIEAQNIPESSVLSGQRCLSLYEAAGPELRDREGSQSVESLCDSTDTTEEEKKLEEIQSCQAERSPYPSHQHSSMGSPGATLASPGGYSVDVIPGSTSSADLDLSHFSGFDESDIFISNEEDPVILNIIEDADLEAQTKPRELIIEEPFRDEVCEVTDEHIVSQPGSAVEQRVNSVPDEVNREETEPSTDLHFLTKHTLTNTHLPGVHKQPGLHVNVHKQVSSDTLPDLDGACQVEPQFGSPTFIMPLAPLDIRSSLVYRTSCNLDGDQTCTKRSLNDNTDFSCDHVQPCILWPTLDGITDKTSLCGDELIHRKCTIKSAEKSLPQGQPERKTIIEEIHDLSRELSHLADVPADHFVVSQRNHIAFITLDLNDPFVSRAAKPIATAIQSELNQKTAEKMPHKTHKSTSESKARSKKDKTTGHHHGVQVSKKQENSSHHVSPQQVCKQQDIHPLTEENHTSENIQVGLEDKEAKLVIETIIPTEKAPNKPHVKKKKKHAQNATGVKSVGEPLVEVENGTKSKTAKGRIDMFEAKLGAKAGIAQNDSDQSDEKKSQQPEAKVKASQGEQPPRHADHKDHHPKNVATPLNDDIIKRRRLSDNKFGKIVSALESKVPKPSISIKAKAEEPKVEAGATRKKAFSEVVKQKIPPKEDPKVVQPIQAVSVSGDPQTLCLWCQFAAVFSNCTVTWRREDTVLSESKRRGREQSVTEHLQRFPKRLGHVPVSAHQRTWISHPGLPAHIRSAQ encoded by the exons ATGGATCTGTCACTCCTTTACACAGATGACCAAACACGTTCACTCCCAGCTCTTAAAAACAGTCAAACTGACAAATTAgatcctttttctcttttgcagAGTCCCATAGAAAACATGCTGTCTGCATACGAGACAGGGGCAGAGGCTGTGTTAGATGTCTCAGACCCCGAAGGCAAATCCCCTGAGCCTTTATCAAACGTTTCCAAAAGCCTCTCTAAGGAGAAAAGCCCCAACTCAGAGTGTTTGAAGCCTTCATCATCCAGCTTTAATATGTCAGAGTGTTTACCACTTTGCTCCGAGCCAGCACCAAAGGATGATGATTTCAGGGTTTGTAGCTATTTTGGCTCCTCAGAACCGGTATTACCTTTTTTACCTGTCTTCTCTCATGACCTTATTTCTCCCCTATCTGAATCTTTTTCAGAGTTTCACGCTAAACAAGAACCAGCCCTCTCCTTTTCAATCCTACAATACAATAGTACACCTCAACCTTTCAGGGACATGTCATCTACTTGTGAGGGTTCGACAGAGCCATCTGTCACTGAGCCTCTCTCCAGCTCTGAACACAGTCTAGCCACTTGTCTATTAAGGTCATTATCACATCAGGATAGTTTAGAGACTGATACAGCTATAGCACCTGTGTCAGACCTCTACATCTTTGAAAGTGACACACAGGACTTCATCCTGAGCCCTAATGTAGACCCCCAGGAGGCTCAGTGTACTGAATACAAGACATTATCTcaaacagagggagaaaaagcaGAGCCTGACTGCGATACACATGTCCTGATATGTGATTCACACAATGCCGTGACACAATGTCATGGCGGCACCAGTGAGGAACGAGATATGGTGGCCTATGAGTCAGACGTAAGTCAACATGCAAAGCGAAGACCACCTGCTGTGGATGCCTGTGAGGCAGGCTTGATGTCCGTAAATGATGGGAGGCGAGGGAAAGCGGAGGTCACTGATTTAACCCACCAAGCAAGGCGAAGTGACAGCCCTATCGATCAGTGGCTGGACGCATGCCAGTATCTAGCAGGTGAGGATATGGATGATATGGATGTTTGGGAAAAGACAGGACATTCTGTGACGCAAGGAGGGATCACCAGTGACTTGTCTTTTCCCCCAGGAGAGACACAAGTGTCAGGTTACATCCCTGATGGTAGTGAGGGGATTGGCTGGTCCAGTGATGACACCAGGGGTTGGGGGCCACCGGTTGAGAGGTGGTCATCCGTGGACAGCTGGGCAAGTGCACTCTCAGACTGGACTGCCATCCTCGAATCTCCACCAAAGGACTTTACAGCCGCTTTCACGGAGATAGGGGCTGGCATTGATGCTCTGACACAGGCACTAGCAGAGGTAAATACTTATATAGAAACAGAGGCGTCTAAAGAAGAAAAGGGTGTAGAGTCAGCGGTGCGGGCACGATCGCAGCCACCCATGGGTATCCAGGATCAGCCTATAGAGGCACAAAACATCCCAGAGAGCTCCGTCCTCTCTGGGCAGAGATGTCTCTCTTTGTACGAAGCTGCAGGACCTGagctcagagacagagagggctCCCAGAGCGTTGAATCCTTGTGTGATTCCACAgataccacagaagaagaaaagaagctgGAAGAGATCCAGAGCTGCCAGGCTGAGCGCTCTCCATACCCCTCACACCAGCACTCATCCATGGGATCACCCGGCGCTACCTTGGCTTCTCCTGGAGGATACAGTGTAGATGTGATCCCTGGATCTACTTCTTCTGCTGATCTGGACCTTTCTCACTTTAGTGGATTTGACGAGTCAGACATTTTCATCAGCAATGAAGAAGATCCAGTCATTCTGAATATAATAGAGGATGCAGATTTGGAGGCACAAACTAAACCCAGAGAACTGATAATTGAGGAG CCGTTTAGAGATGAAGTGTGTGAAGTGACAGATGAACACATCGTCTCCCAGCCGGGCTCGGCGGTCGAGCAGAGAGTCAACAGTGTGCCAGATGAGGTCAATCGTGAAGAAACCGAACCTTCAACAGATCTTCATTTCCTCACCAAACAcactctgacaaacacacacttgccaGGTGTGCACAAACAACCTGGCCTGCATGTTAATGTTCACAAACAGGTGTCGTCTGACACTTTACCAGACCTTGACGGAGCATGTCAGGTGGAGCCACAGTTTGGAAGTCCTACGTTTATTATGCCCTTAGCTCCTCTTGATATCCGCTCCTCACTCGTCTATCGGACAAGCTGCAATTTGGACGGAGATCAAACTTGTACCAAAAGGTCTCTCAATGACAACACAGACTTCAGTTGTGATCACGTACAACCCTGCATTCTCTGGCCCACCTTGGATGGGATTACTGACAAAACATCTCTGTGTGGTGATGAGCTGATTCATAGAAAGTGTACAATAAAGTCTGCTGAGAAATCTTTACCACAAGGACAacctgagagaaaaacaataattgaGGAGATTCATGATCTCAGTCGAGAACTATCCCACTTGGCTGATGTCCCTGCTGATCATTTCGTCGTCTCACAGAGGAACCACATCGCATTCATCACTTTAGATTTAAATGACCCATTTGTCTCCAGGGCTGCAAAACCCATCGCCACAGCCATACAATCGGAGTTGAATCAGAAAACAGCTGAAAAGATGCCGCACAAAACCCACAAGTCCACCTCAGAGAGCAAAGCACGCTCCAAAAAGGACAAGACAACGGGTCATCATCATGGTGTACAAGTCTCCAAGAAACAGGAGAATTCATCTCATCATGTTTCACCCCAGCAGGTCTGCAAACAGCAAGACATTCATCCTCTTACTGAGGAAAATCACACCAGTGAGAACATTCAAGTCGGGCTTGAGGACAAGGAGGCTAAATTGGTGATTGAGACTATTATACCAACCGAGAAGGCTCCAAACAAACCACACgtcaagaagaaaaagaaacatgctCAGAATGCAACAGGAGTGAAAAGTGTAGGGGAGCCACTGGTTGAAGTGGAGAATGGCACAAAATCAAAGACTGCAAAAGGAAGGATTGACATGTTTGAGGCCAAGCTGGGCGCAAAAGCTGGGATAGCTCAAAACGACAGTGATCAGTCAGATGAGAAAAAGTCCCAGCAGCCAGAGGCTAAAGTTAAAGCTTCCCAGGGAGAACAACCGCCGCGTCATGCAGATCATAAAGACCACCATCCTAAAAACGTCGCCACTCCTCTGAACGATGATATTATTAAAAGACGTCGCCTGTCAGATAATAAGTTTGGGAAGATTGTCAGTGCTTTGGAGTCTAAAGTACCGAAGCCAAGCATTTCTATTAAGGCAAAGGCAGAGGAGCCCAAGGTAGAGGCCGGAGCAACTCGCAAGAAGGCATTCAGTGAAGTGGTCAAACAGAAAATCCCACCTAAGGAAG ACCCCAAGGTGGTGCAGCCTATCCAGGCAGTCTCAGTGAGCGGGGACCCCCAGACTCTGTGCCTGTGGTGTCAATTTGCGGCTGTGTTCTCCAACTGCACTGTCACCTGGCGCAGAGAGGACACTGTCCTGTCGGAGAGCAAGAGAAG GGGACGAGAGCAGAGTGTCACTGAACATCTGCAGCGCTTCCCAAAAAGACTTGGGCATGTACCAGTGTCAGCTCACCAGCGCACATGGATCAGTCACCCTGGACTACCTGCTCACATACGAAG TGCTCAGTGA
- the alpk2 gene encoding alpha-protein kinase 2 isoform X2 — MDLSLLYTDDQTRSLPALKNSQTDKLDPFSLLQSPIENMLSAYETGAEAVLDVSDPEGKSPEPLSNVSKSLSKEKSPNSECLKPSSSSFNMSECLPLCSEPAPKDDDFRVCSYFGSSEPVLPFLPVFSHDLISPLSESFSEFHAKQEPALSFSILQYNSTPQPFRDMSSTCEGSTEPSVTEPLSSSEHSLATCLLRSLSHQDSLETDTAIAPVSDLYIFESDTQDFILSPNVDPQEAQCTEYKTLSQTEGEKAEPDCDTHVLICDSHNAVTQCHGGTSEERDMVAYESDVSQHAKRRPPAVDACEAGLMSVNDGRRGKAEVTDLTHQARRSDSPIDQWLDACQYLAGETQVSGYIPDGSEGIGWSSDDTRGWGPPVERWSSVDSWASALSDWTAILESPPKDFTAAFTEIGAGIDALTQALAEVNTYIETEASKEEKGVESAVRARSQPPMGIQDQPIEAQNIPESSVLSGQRCLSLYEAAGPELRDREGSQSVESLCDSTDTTEEEKKLEEIQSCQAERSPYPSHQHSSMGSPGATLASPGGYSVDVIPGSTSSADLDLSHFSGFDESDIFISNEEDPVILNIIEDADLEAQTKPRELIIEEPFRDEVCEVTDEHIVSQPGSAVEQRVNSVPDEVNREETEPSTDLHFLTKHTLTNTHLPGVHKQPGLHVNVHKQVSSDTLPDLDGACQVEPQFGSPTFIMPLAPLDIRSSLVYRTSCNLDGDQTCTKRSLNDNTDFSCDHVQPCILWPTLDGITDKTSLCGDELIHRKCTIKSAEKSLPQGQPERKTIIEEIHDLSRELSHLADVPADHFVVSQRNHIAFITLDLNDPFVSRAAKPIATAIQSELNQKTAEKMPHKTHKSTSESKARSKKDKTTGHHHGVQVSKKQENSSHHVSPQQVCKQQDIHPLTEENHTSENIQVGLEDKEAKLVIETIIPTEKAPNKPHVKKKKKHAQNATGVKSVGEPLVEVENGTKSKTAKGRIDMFEAKLGAKAGIAQNDSDQSDEKKSQQPEAKVKASQGEQPPRHADHKDHHPKNVATPLNDDIIKRRRLSDNKFGKIVSALESKVPKPSISIKAKAEEPKVEAGATRKKAFSEVVKQKIPPKEDPKVVQPIQAVSVSGDPQTLCLWCQFAAVFSNCTVTWRREDTVLSESKRSAGDESRVSLNICSASQKDLGMYQCQLTSAHGSVTLDYLLTYEVLSEIVIPPSPKTISSASVDVGSEEEDVNCSRLIFKEDFLSQQYFGENQPLSIITEKVHFGEGMHRQAFRTKMQAGQITFLLPGHSCVLKVHSSISYGTKNNDELVHRNFTLAVEECHVQNTAREYIKAYTAAAQSVEAFGEIPEIIPIYLVHRPSNDIPYATLEQELIGDFVKYSVKDGKEINLMRRESEAGQKCCAFQHWVYHKTEGNLLVTDMQGVGMRLTDVGIATCKKGYKGFKGNCATSFIDQFKALHQCNTYCEILGLKSLQPKPKKPASAPKAKPQPSAAPKKKACGPTVKGKS, encoded by the exons ATGGATCTGTCACTCCTTTACACAGATGACCAAACACGTTCACTCCCAGCTCTTAAAAACAGTCAAACTGACAAATTAgatcctttttctcttttgcagAGTCCCATAGAAAACATGCTGTCTGCATACGAGACAGGGGCAGAGGCTGTGTTAGATGTCTCAGACCCCGAAGGCAAATCCCCTGAGCCTTTATCAAACGTTTCCAAAAGCCTCTCTAAGGAGAAAAGCCCCAACTCAGAGTGTTTGAAGCCTTCATCATCCAGCTTTAATATGTCAGAGTGTTTACCACTTTGCTCCGAGCCAGCACCAAAGGATGATGATTTCAGGGTTTGTAGCTATTTTGGCTCCTCAGAACCGGTATTACCTTTTTTACCTGTCTTCTCTCATGACCTTATTTCTCCCCTATCTGAATCTTTTTCAGAGTTTCACGCTAAACAAGAACCAGCCCTCTCCTTTTCAATCCTACAATACAATAGTACACCTCAACCTTTCAGGGACATGTCATCTACTTGTGAGGGTTCGACAGAGCCATCTGTCACTGAGCCTCTCTCCAGCTCTGAACACAGTCTAGCCACTTGTCTATTAAGGTCATTATCACATCAGGATAGTTTAGAGACTGATACAGCTATAGCACCTGTGTCAGACCTCTACATCTTTGAAAGTGACACACAGGACTTCATCCTGAGCCCTAATGTAGACCCCCAGGAGGCTCAGTGTACTGAATACAAGACATTATCTcaaacagagggagaaaaagcaGAGCCTGACTGCGATACACATGTCCTGATATGTGATTCACACAATGCCGTGACACAATGTCATGGCGGCACCAGTGAGGAACGAGATATGGTGGCCTATGAGTCAGACGTAAGTCAACATGCAAAGCGAAGACCACCTGCTGTGGATGCCTGTGAGGCAGGCTTGATGTCCGTAAATGATGGGAGGCGAGGGAAAGCGGAGGTCACTGATTTAACCCACCAAGCAAGGCGAAGTGACAGCCCTATCGATCAGTGGCTGGACGCATGCCAGTATCTAGCAG GAGAGACACAAGTGTCAGGTTACATCCCTGATGGTAGTGAGGGGATTGGCTGGTCCAGTGATGACACCAGGGGTTGGGGGCCACCGGTTGAGAGGTGGTCATCCGTGGACAGCTGGGCAAGTGCACTCTCAGACTGGACTGCCATCCTCGAATCTCCACCAAAGGACTTTACAGCCGCTTTCACGGAGATAGGGGCTGGCATTGATGCTCTGACACAGGCACTAGCAGAGGTAAATACTTATATAGAAACAGAGGCGTCTAAAGAAGAAAAGGGTGTAGAGTCAGCGGTGCGGGCACGATCGCAGCCACCCATGGGTATCCAGGATCAGCCTATAGAGGCACAAAACATCCCAGAGAGCTCCGTCCTCTCTGGGCAGAGATGTCTCTCTTTGTACGAAGCTGCAGGACCTGagctcagagacagagagggctCCCAGAGCGTTGAATCCTTGTGTGATTCCACAgataccacagaagaagaaaagaagctgGAAGAGATCCAGAGCTGCCAGGCTGAGCGCTCTCCATACCCCTCACACCAGCACTCATCCATGGGATCACCCGGCGCTACCTTGGCTTCTCCTGGAGGATACAGTGTAGATGTGATCCCTGGATCTACTTCTTCTGCTGATCTGGACCTTTCTCACTTTAGTGGATTTGACGAGTCAGACATTTTCATCAGCAATGAAGAAGATCCAGTCATTCTGAATATAATAGAGGATGCAGATTTGGAGGCACAAACTAAACCCAGAGAACTGATAATTGAGGAG CCGTTTAGAGATGAAGTGTGTGAAGTGACAGATGAACACATCGTCTCCCAGCCGGGCTCGGCGGTCGAGCAGAGAGTCAACAGTGTGCCAGATGAGGTCAATCGTGAAGAAACCGAACCTTCAACAGATCTTCATTTCCTCACCAAACAcactctgacaaacacacacttgccaGGTGTGCACAAACAACCTGGCCTGCATGTTAATGTTCACAAACAGGTGTCGTCTGACACTTTACCAGACCTTGACGGAGCATGTCAGGTGGAGCCACAGTTTGGAAGTCCTACGTTTATTATGCCCTTAGCTCCTCTTGATATCCGCTCCTCACTCGTCTATCGGACAAGCTGCAATTTGGACGGAGATCAAACTTGTACCAAAAGGTCTCTCAATGACAACACAGACTTCAGTTGTGATCACGTACAACCCTGCATTCTCTGGCCCACCTTGGATGGGATTACTGACAAAACATCTCTGTGTGGTGATGAGCTGATTCATAGAAAGTGTACAATAAAGTCTGCTGAGAAATCTTTACCACAAGGACAacctgagagaaaaacaataattgaGGAGATTCATGATCTCAGTCGAGAACTATCCCACTTGGCTGATGTCCCTGCTGATCATTTCGTCGTCTCACAGAGGAACCACATCGCATTCATCACTTTAGATTTAAATGACCCATTTGTCTCCAGGGCTGCAAAACCCATCGCCACAGCCATACAATCGGAGTTGAATCAGAAAACAGCTGAAAAGATGCCGCACAAAACCCACAAGTCCACCTCAGAGAGCAAAGCACGCTCCAAAAAGGACAAGACAACGGGTCATCATCATGGTGTACAAGTCTCCAAGAAACAGGAGAATTCATCTCATCATGTTTCACCCCAGCAGGTCTGCAAACAGCAAGACATTCATCCTCTTACTGAGGAAAATCACACCAGTGAGAACATTCAAGTCGGGCTTGAGGACAAGGAGGCTAAATTGGTGATTGAGACTATTATACCAACCGAGAAGGCTCCAAACAAACCACACgtcaagaagaaaaagaaacatgctCAGAATGCAACAGGAGTGAAAAGTGTAGGGGAGCCACTGGTTGAAGTGGAGAATGGCACAAAATCAAAGACTGCAAAAGGAAGGATTGACATGTTTGAGGCCAAGCTGGGCGCAAAAGCTGGGATAGCTCAAAACGACAGTGATCAGTCAGATGAGAAAAAGTCCCAGCAGCCAGAGGCTAAAGTTAAAGCTTCCCAGGGAGAACAACCGCCGCGTCATGCAGATCATAAAGACCACCATCCTAAAAACGTCGCCACTCCTCTGAACGATGATATTATTAAAAGACGTCGCCTGTCAGATAATAAGTTTGGGAAGATTGTCAGTGCTTTGGAGTCTAAAGTACCGAAGCCAAGCATTTCTATTAAGGCAAAGGCAGAGGAGCCCAAGGTAGAGGCCGGAGCAACTCGCAAGAAGGCATTCAGTGAAGTGGTCAAACAGAAAATCCCACCTAAGGAAG ACCCCAAGGTGGTGCAGCCTATCCAGGCAGTCTCAGTGAGCGGGGACCCCCAGACTCTGTGCCTGTGGTGTCAATTTGCGGCTGTGTTCTCCAACTGCACTGTCACCTGGCGCAGAGAGGACACTGTCCTGTCGGAGAGCAAGAGAAG TGCAGGGGACGAGAGCAGAGTGTCACTGAACATCTGCAGCGCTTCCCAAAAAGACTTGGGCATGTACCAGTGTCAGCTCACCAGCGCACATGGATCAGTCACCCTGGACTACCTGCTCACATACGAAG TGCTCAGTGAGATTGTCATCCCTCCATCTCCAAAGACCATCTCAT CTGCCTCTGTAGATGTTGGGAGTGAAGAAGAGGATGTCAACTGTTCCAGGTTGATTTTTAAAGAGGATTTCCTCTCTCAACAATACTTTGGAGAGAACCAACCTTTAAGCATCATCACCGAAAAGGTTCACTTTGGGGAGGGGATGCACCGTCAAGCTTTCCGGACCAAGATGCAGGCGGGTCAGATAACCTTCTTACTACCTGGACACTCCTGTGTGCTCAAAGTACACAGCTCTATCAGCTACGGGACCAAGAACAACGATGAGCTCGTACATAGGAACTTCACTTTGGCTGTCGAG GAGTGCCATGTCCAGAACACAGCAAGAGAGTACATCAAGGCGTACACCGCTGCAGCCCAGTCTGTGGAAGCCTTCGGAGAGATCCCAGA GATCATTCCCATCTACTTGGTTCACCGTCCATCCAATGACATCCCGTACGCCACGCTGGAGCAGGAGCTGATCGGTGACTTTGTGAAGTACTCTGTCAAAGACGGGAAAGAGATAAACCTGATGAGACGCGAGTCGGAGGCCGGGCAGAAATGTTGTGCTTTCCAGCACTGGGTCTACCATAAGACGGAGGGCAACCTGCTGGTTACAGACATGCAAG gtgtgGGAATGAGGCTGACTGATGTGGGAATAGCCACCTGTAAGAAAGG atATAAGGGCTTCAAAGGAAACTGTGCCACCTCCTTCATCGACCAGTTCAAAGCTTTGCACCAGTGCAACACATACTGTGAGATCCTGGGCCTCAAATCCCTGCAGCCCAAACCTAAAAAGCCTGCATCTGCTCCCAAAGCCAAACCCCAACCCTCTGCGGCACCCAAGAAGAAAGCGTGTGGGCCAACAGTGAAGGGAAAGTCATAA